Proteins co-encoded in one Gracilimonas sediminicola genomic window:
- a CDS encoding ATP-dependent helicase — MKTFSLPSEEPKGRPDFLSGLNKQQKQAVTHTDGPLLIVAGAGSGKTRVLTYRIAYLLQQYKAAPEQILALTFTNKAAREMKERIQNLIGDKAKKLWMGTFHSIFSKILRFEADKIGYGADFTIYDTNDSQTVIKQILQELNFDPKEIKPKTIHNKISDSKNQLIEADTYQDRFVSSTLDDITARVYKIYNKRLKQSNAMDFDDLLVKPIQLFEQHPDILEKYQDRFKYILIDEYQDTNHAQYKVTKLLAAKYENICVVGDDAQSIYSFRGADISNILNFKEDYEDATQVPLEQNYRSTKAILQCADSIIKQNTKQLDKTLWTDQDYGERITVLENFDERDEANRVASHIQNLKMKHGYKNNNFAILYRTNYQSRVFEEALRRKDLAYQLVGGLSFYQRKEIKDVLAYLTLLVNPHDETNLLRIINEPSRGIGNKSIQDLIKQAREESSSIWNIIQNIEELDVYKPAKARVREFVDMINRLRSNLEGGESISDTVKAMLEQSGYMRALVEENSHESMMRRDNIIELQNAISYYEKGKEKPSLSAFLQEISLITDTDKFDEDKPAITLMTVHASKGLEFPCVFIVGLEENLFPMGARDNFDVDIEEERRLFYVAITRAEERLYFSHCRSRFKFGEEMRQSRSRFLDEVDAGVVQTETGATISQKKDRFENKSSGDSGRDMDYDWKQAHTKKTYKSPSATIHYDYEDGEDPFQVGTKVMHSKFGPGKIISRSGLGTDAKVVVFFKNRGQKKLMLRAAPLQVID, encoded by the coding sequence ATGAAAACATTTTCACTTCCATCTGAAGAGCCTAAAGGTCGGCCCGACTTTCTATCCGGGCTGAACAAGCAGCAGAAACAGGCCGTAACGCACACCGATGGCCCACTACTTATTGTGGCCGGTGCAGGTTCCGGAAAAACCCGGGTTTTGACCTATCGAATTGCTTACCTGCTGCAGCAGTATAAAGCAGCACCCGAGCAAATTCTTGCTTTAACCTTTACCAATAAGGCAGCCCGGGAAATGAAGGAGCGTATTCAGAACCTGATCGGCGATAAAGCCAAAAAACTCTGGATGGGTACTTTCCACTCTATCTTCTCAAAAATTCTGCGCTTTGAAGCCGATAAAATTGGCTATGGCGCGGACTTTACCATTTACGATACCAATGATTCACAGACGGTAATCAAACAGATTCTGCAAGAGCTGAATTTTGATCCCAAAGAGATCAAACCCAAAACCATCCATAATAAAATCAGTGACTCTAAGAATCAGCTGATTGAAGCCGATACTTACCAGGATCGTTTTGTGAGCAGTACGCTGGATGATATTACAGCGCGGGTGTACAAAATTTATAACAAGCGGCTGAAGCAGAGTAACGCCATGGATTTCGACGACCTGCTGGTGAAACCCATTCAGCTTTTTGAACAACATCCGGACATTCTGGAAAAATACCAGGACCGTTTTAAATACATTCTGATTGATGAGTACCAGGATACCAATCATGCACAGTATAAAGTAACCAAGTTATTAGCCGCCAAGTACGAAAATATTTGTGTGGTGGGTGATGATGCCCAAAGTATTTACTCCTTCCGCGGAGCAGATATTTCCAACATCCTGAATTTTAAGGAGGATTATGAAGATGCGACACAGGTCCCGCTGGAGCAGAACTATCGCTCCACAAAAGCCATCCTGCAGTGTGCCGATTCCATCATCAAGCAGAATACCAAACAGCTTGATAAAACCCTGTGGACTGATCAGGATTACGGCGAACGCATCACCGTACTGGAAAATTTTGACGAGCGGGATGAAGCCAATCGCGTAGCCAGTCATATTCAAAATCTGAAGATGAAGCACGGCTACAAGAACAACAATTTTGCCATTCTCTACCGCACAAACTACCAATCGCGGGTGTTTGAGGAAGCCCTGAGGCGCAAGGATTTGGCTTATCAGTTAGTGGGCGGACTCTCCTTCTACCAGCGTAAAGAGATTAAAGACGTGCTGGCTTATCTCACCCTATTGGTCAATCCCCATGATGAAACCAACCTGCTTCGGATTATCAACGAACCCTCGCGGGGAATTGGGAATAAATCCATACAGGATTTGATCAAGCAGGCGCGGGAAGAAAGCAGCTCTATCTGGAATATCATTCAGAACATTGAAGAGCTGGATGTCTATAAACCGGCCAAGGCCCGGGTGCGTGAATTTGTAGATATGATCAACCGCTTGCGAAGTAACCTTGAGGGTGGTGAGAGCATTTCGGATACGGTGAAAGCCATGCTGGAACAATCCGGTTACATGCGTGCATTGGTTGAGGAAAACTCCCATGAGTCGATGATGCGCAGGGATAACATCATAGAGCTTCAAAATGCGATCTCTTATTACGAAAAAGGAAAAGAGAAACCATCCCTGAGTGCTTTTTTACAGGAAATTAGCCTTATTACCGATACCGATAAGTTCGACGAAGACAAACCGGCTATCACTCTGATGACGGTTCATGCTTCCAAAGGACTCGAATTTCCCTGTGTATTTATTGTTGGGCTTGAAGAGAATCTGTTCCCCATGGGTGCCCGGGATAATTTTGATGTGGACATCGAAGAAGAACGCCGCCTGTTTTATGTAGCCATTACCAGAGCCGAGGAACGGTTGTATTTCAGCCATTGCAGGAGCCGGTTCAAGTTTGGGGAAGAAATGCGCCAGTCTCGTTCCCGATTTCTGGACGAAGTGGATGCCGGCGTTGTTCAAACCGAAACCGGGGCAACGATTTCTCAAAAGAAAGACCGGTTTGAGAATAAATCCTCCGGGGATTCCGGCAGGGACATGGACTACGATTGGAAGCAAGCCCACACCAAAAAAACCTACAAGTCTCCCTCGGCTACCATTCATTATGACTATGAAGACGGGGAAGATCCTTTCCAGGTTGGTACCAAAGTGATGCACTCTAAATTTGGGCCCGGTAAAATCATTTCCAGGTCGGGATTAGGAACAGATGCCAAAGTTGTTGTATTTTTCAAAAATAGAGGACAAAAAAAGTTAATGCTGAGGGCAGCTCCTTTACAGGTAATTGATTAG
- a CDS encoding DUF5723 family protein codes for MLAQPVITPRNMALGGGGSTYITDYNANFYNPANLMIRDREGDFSIGVGIGGFFFNPFESFDDPNLQYENARDYLSAYESGNRASFSSNRDEILDDNYPRNATLSDNTTRYDVTVLGMKWKRENRSFSVALRTRTSSNFRAGKGWYVNEFQEDRDGNSVLDRTLIHRYQTLHELSFGYAESFPFLTGLTPRLDNFVIGIAPKIVVSGNYQNAAWENVYQQQGNSVQRIESFSYDATGEFSASTGAYFSGSNIQTANTQSFNNNYFSFDGIGAGLDIGVTYLLTLGSDLSAIRPDQQPTRKSLRLSFSMTDIGFVSYNNDKLTISMDTDTTTGAAVPSNVSNEMFTGTRGQYISFIEQYGEDNPFTGTNRSRASFSTLLPMAVHGGALLEINRLKLMGDVSIGLTNNAFNSTKIISSVGVEIRPLKFLPLRGGIQFKAAQPNFLSLGTAIETKKWDFSVAALLTPNSLTNQPTITGVSVATLQFHF; via the coding sequence GTGCTTGCACAGCCTGTTATCACTCCAAGAAATATGGCTCTTGGAGGTGGCGGGAGTACCTATATCACCGACTATAATGCCAATTTCTACAATCCTGCCAACCTAATGATTCGTGACCGTGAAGGTGATTTTTCAATCGGGGTTGGAATCGGCGGTTTTTTCTTCAATCCCTTTGAGAGTTTTGACGATCCGAATTTGCAGTATGAGAACGCACGGGATTATTTATCGGCTTATGAGTCCGGTAATCGAGCTTCTTTCAGTTCAAACCGGGATGAAATTCTGGACGATAATTATCCCCGTAATGCTACCCTTTCCGACAATACCACCCGCTACGATGTAACCGTATTGGGTATGAAGTGGAAACGGGAAAATCGTTCATTCTCTGTTGCCCTCCGAACCCGTACTTCTTCGAATTTCAGAGCCGGAAAAGGATGGTATGTCAACGAATTTCAGGAAGACCGGGACGGTAATAGTGTACTTGATCGTACTTTGATCCACCGGTACCAAACGCTTCATGAACTCTCTTTTGGGTATGCGGAATCATTTCCTTTTCTAACGGGCTTAACCCCCCGGCTTGATAATTTTGTTATCGGAATAGCGCCAAAAATCGTGGTTAGCGGTAACTACCAAAATGCTGCCTGGGAGAATGTATATCAGCAGCAGGGTAATTCCGTGCAAAGAATTGAATCCTTTTCTTATGATGCCACCGGAGAATTTTCGGCTTCTACCGGGGCTTATTTTAGCGGCAGCAACATCCAAACCGCCAATACACAGTCATTCAATAATAACTATTTCTCTTTTGATGGCATCGGGGCCGGGCTGGATATAGGCGTGACCTACCTCCTCACTCTTGGCAGTGACCTGTCTGCCATTCGGCCGGATCAACAGCCCACCCGAAAATCGCTGCGGCTTTCGTTTTCGATGACCGACATCGGCTTCGTTTCTTATAACAACGATAAGCTTACCATTTCAATGGATACCGACACCACGACGGGAGCTGCGGTTCCATCTAACGTAAGTAACGAAATGTTTACCGGCACCCGAGGGCAATACATCTCGTTTATAGAGCAATATGGAGAAGACAATCCTTTTACAGGAACCAACCGAAGCCGAGCTTCTTTTTCCACGCTTTTGCCGATGGCTGTTCACGGAGGAGCTTTGCTTGAAATTAACCGGCTGAAACTGATGGGTGATGTCAGTATCGGACTGACCAATAATGCCTTTAACTCAACCAAAATAATTTCTTCTGTGGGGGTTGAAATTCGCCCTTTGAAGTTCTTGCCCCTTCGCGGAGGAATTCAGTTTAAAGCAGCACAACCCAATTTTCTTAGCCTTGGAACCGCTATTGAAACCAAGAAATGGGATTTTTCCGTGGCCGCACTGTTAACTCCCAACTCCCTCACCAATCAACCCACAATAACCGGGGTTTCGGTAGCAACCCTTCAGTTCCACTTTTAA
- the lon gene encoding endopeptidase La → MKQRFDLFEKFDQSDDNFDDFEQAIPLMSEEEEKELTEAEIPDSLPILPLKNTVLFPGVVVPITVGRDRSLALVKEAYDGDKTIGVVTQKNEDIEEPEYKDLHKIGTVAQILKLIKMPDGSKSIVIQGKSNFKVKKFTQSTPYFKADVEPYNKEMDIEGLELDASVRNIKETASKIINMSPNIPSEASIAVNNINSPTFLLNFISSNLNVSISDKQSLLEIRKFSENLDKVMEFLEKEVQVLDMSEKIRTKVKSDIDDQQREFYLRQQMKAIQEELGEDAEQQDIEKLRERLKSKKLPDSARETAEKELQRLEMTPNASPNYGIIYSYVEWILDLPWEEFSEDKLDLKYAREVLDEDHYGLEKVKKRIVEYLAVLKLKQDMKAPILCFYGPPGVGKTSLGKSIARALNREFERFSLGGIRDEAEVRGHRRTYIGALPGRIIRSMKKAGKGNPVIMLDEIDKVGADYRGDPTSALLEVLDPEQNDTFTDNYLELEYDLSKVMFIATANSLDTIPAPLKDRMEIINISGYTLEEKTQIAKKYLIPKQIEENGLKEEQISFTDESIERLIDQYTRESGVRNLERQIAGCCRGVAAKIASGEIEEFDVIADDVEEFLGKRKFFSDAAERTTVPGVATGMAWTPYGGDILFIEASVSKGSGKLNITGQLGDVMKESAMLAVSYLKAHSEEIGIPEEAFKYWDLHVHVPAGAVPKDGPSAGVSLMSAIASIFTQRKVKGTIALTGEITLRGLVLPVGGIKEKVLAAKRAGIKKVLLPKKNEKDVAEIEEEVLGDLEVEYLERMDPLLDIILEDEPVQDASDFFKVSEAHKASVSGKNGKMPQKDVEVVSRDDDE, encoded by the coding sequence ATGAAACAGCGCTTTGATTTATTTGAAAAATTCGATCAGTCTGATGACAACTTCGATGATTTTGAGCAGGCCATTCCTCTCATGTCCGAAGAAGAAGAGAAAGAACTGACAGAAGCTGAAATTCCCGATTCCCTCCCCATCCTGCCCCTCAAAAACACCGTATTATTTCCCGGTGTCGTTGTTCCGATTACCGTTGGGCGCGATCGTTCTCTTGCTCTTGTAAAAGAGGCTTACGATGGCGACAAAACCATTGGGGTTGTGACCCAGAAAAACGAAGATATAGAAGAACCTGAGTACAAAGACCTTCATAAGATTGGAACCGTTGCCCAGATTCTGAAGCTCATCAAAATGCCGGATGGCAGTAAGAGCATTGTTATTCAGGGCAAGTCCAATTTCAAGGTTAAGAAATTCACCCAAAGTACTCCCTATTTTAAGGCCGATGTGGAGCCGTACAATAAAGAAATGGATATTGAAGGGTTAGAGCTGGATGCTTCGGTTCGCAATATTAAAGAGACGGCGTCCAAGATTATCAACATGTCTCCCAACATACCTTCGGAGGCATCAATAGCCGTCAATAATATCAACAGCCCTACTTTTCTGTTGAATTTCATTTCCTCCAACCTGAATGTGTCTATCTCGGATAAACAGTCTCTGCTGGAGATCCGTAAATTTTCCGAGAACCTGGATAAGGTCATGGAGTTCCTTGAGAAGGAAGTGCAGGTGCTGGATATGAGTGAGAAAATCCGGACTAAAGTGAAGTCGGATATTGATGACCAGCAGCGTGAGTTTTACCTGCGCCAGCAAATGAAGGCCATACAGGAAGAGCTTGGTGAAGACGCTGAACAGCAGGATATTGAAAAACTGCGTGAGCGCCTCAAAAGCAAAAAGCTTCCGGACAGTGCCCGCGAAACGGCTGAAAAAGAACTGCAGCGACTGGAAATGACGCCCAATGCATCCCCAAATTACGGCATCATATACAGTTATGTGGAATGGATTTTGGATCTGCCCTGGGAAGAGTTTTCCGAAGATAAACTGGATCTAAAATATGCTCGAGAAGTGCTGGATGAAGATCACTACGGACTCGAGAAGGTTAAAAAACGAATTGTTGAATACCTGGCCGTACTGAAACTTAAGCAGGACATGAAAGCTCCTATTCTCTGCTTTTATGGCCCTCCGGGCGTTGGAAAGACGAGCTTAGGGAAATCTATTGCAAGAGCGTTAAACAGAGAGTTTGAACGCTTCAGCCTGGGTGGCATCAGAGATGAAGCCGAAGTTCGCGGTCACCGCCGAACCTATATAGGTGCCCTGCCAGGACGTATTATCCGTTCCATGAAAAAGGCCGGAAAAGGAAATCCCGTTATCATGCTGGATGAGATTGACAAGGTTGGTGCTGACTACAGAGGTGACCCCACTTCTGCTCTGCTCGAAGTTCTTGACCCGGAACAAAATGATACGTTTACCGATAACTATCTTGAGCTTGAGTATGACCTTTCTAAGGTGATGTTCATCGCTACGGCAAATTCGCTGGATACCATTCCGGCTCCGCTGAAAGACCGTATGGAGATCATCAACATCAGCGGTTATACGCTGGAAGAGAAAACTCAAATTGCCAAAAAGTACCTGATACCCAAGCAAATTGAGGAAAACGGACTGAAAGAAGAGCAGATTTCTTTCACGGACGAATCCATTGAACGACTTATTGATCAATACACTCGTGAGTCCGGTGTTCGAAATCTCGAGCGACAAATTGCCGGATGCTGCCGTGGAGTTGCGGCTAAAATTGCCTCAGGAGAAATCGAAGAGTTTGATGTAATAGCCGATGATGTAGAAGAATTTCTCGGAAAGCGGAAGTTCTTCAGCGATGCAGCCGAGCGGACAACCGTTCCCGGCGTGGCTACAGGCATGGCATGGACGCCGTACGGCGGTGACATCCTATTCATTGAGGCCAGTGTATCTAAAGGCTCCGGAAAACTGAATATTACCGGTCAGCTTGGCGATGTAATGAAAGAGTCCGCTATGCTCGCTGTCTCATATCTGAAAGCACATTCCGAAGAAATCGGTATTCCTGAAGAAGCGTTCAAATATTGGGATTTACACGTACACGTACCGGCCGGAGCAGTTCCAAAAGACGGACCTTCTGCCGGAGTTTCGCTGATGTCAGCAATCGCCTCGATATTTACACAACGTAAAGTGAAAGGCACCATCGCCCTTACCGGCGAGATTACCCTTCGCGGGCTTGTTCTCCCAGTTGGAGGAATCAAAGAGAAAGTGCTGGCAGCCAAGCGTGCCGGCATTAAGAAAGTGCTGCTTCCAAAGAAAAATGAGAAGGATGTAGCTGAAATTGAAGAAGAGGTCCTCGGCGACCTGGAAGTGGAATACCTGGAACGTATGGATCCGCTGCTGGATATCATCCTCGAAGATGAACCCGTTCAGGATGCTTCCGACTTCTTTAAGGTAAGCGAAGCTCATAAAGCTTCGGTATCCGGTAAGAATGGTAAAATGCCGCAAAAAGATGTGGAAGTGGTAAGTCGCGATGATGACGAATAA